In a single window of the Heptranchias perlo isolate sHepPer1 unplaced genomic scaffold, sHepPer1.hap1 HAP1_SCAFFOLD_374, whole genome shotgun sequence genome:
- the LOC137311625 gene encoding zinc finger protein 497-like, protein MEDSRRPATGAEGAEEGPNAPGGQKSFICSQCGQSFESFARLGLHQREHHGKESLECPDCGERFARWADLSCHRRSHAGTKSYRCPDCGREFGRPSVLTVHRRSHTGEKPFPCPECGQRYSQRGGLNWHRRLHAVEGPLPCPDCGQPFSRRAELTRHQRSHTGEKPFPCPDCGKSFRWAPSLARHRLDHHSAERPFRCDDCGAGFPHLSRLRRHRHARAGETPFDCQACGKNFGCSSALALHRRSHAGERPFGCRDCGREFSRSSALALHRRVHTGERPFACRDCGREFSRSSNLAAHRLTHGKERPFACRDCGKCFARSSNLAIHRRTHGTRA, encoded by the coding sequence ATGGAGGATTCCCGACGGCCGGCGACCGGCGCCGAGGGGGCGGAAGAGGGACCGAACGCCCCGGGGGGACAGAAGAGCTTCATCTGTTCGCAGTGCGGCCAGAGTTTCGAGTCCTTCGCCCGGCTGGGACTGCACCAGCGGGAGCACCACGGCAAAGAGTCCCTCGAGTGCCCGGACTGCGGGGAGCGCTTTGCCCGCTGGGCGGACCTCAGCTGCCACCGGCGCTCGCACGCCGGCACCAAGAGCTACCGGTGCCCGGACTGCGGCCGGGAGTTCGGCCGCCCGTCGGTGCTGACCGTCCACCGGCGCTCCCACACCGGGGAGAAGCCCTTCCCCTGCCCGGAGTGCGGGCAGAGGTACAGCCAGCGGGGCGGGCTGAATTGGCACCGGCGGCTCCACGCGGTGGAAGGGCCCCTGCCCTGCCCCGACTGCGGGCAGCCGTTCAGCCGGCGGGCCGAGCTGACCCGGCACCAGCGCTCCCACACCGGCGAGAAGCCTTTCCCCTGCCCCGACTGCGGCAAGAGCTTCCGCTGGGCGCCCAGCCTGGCCCGTCACCGGCTCGACCACCACTCGGCCGAGCGGCCCTTCCGCTGCGACGACTGCGGCGCCGGCTTCCCCCACCTGTCCCGGCTCCGCCGCCACCGGCACGCCCGCGCCGGGGAGACGCCCTTCGACTGCCAGGCCTGCGGCAAGAACTTTGGCTGCTCCTCGGCCCTGGCCCTGCACCGGCGCTCCCACGCCGGGGAGCGGCCCTTCGGCTGCCGGGACTGCGGCAGGGAGTTCAGCCGCTCCTCCGCCCTGGCCCTGCACCGGCGCGTCCACACCGGGGAGCGGCCCTTCGCCTGCCGGGACTGCGGCAGGGAGTTTAGCCGCTCGTCCAACCTGGCCGCCCACCGGCTCACCCACGGCAAGGAGAGGCCCTTCGCCTGCCGGGACTGTGGCAAGTGCTTCGCCCGCTCGTCCAACCTGGCCATCCATCGGCGGACGCACGGCACGCgggcctga